CCAGCGCCCAAAGCGAACCGCGCCCGCGCGACGCGACGGTCCGGTCGTTCGTCGCCGACGACGCCATCGCCCGGTCCCACGCCAGGACGAGCAGCGCCACCCAGACCGGTACGAGGACGAGCCGCAGCCCCACCCGTGACTGCAGCACCGGCCAAAACGTCAAACCGACGCCCGCCGCCGCCAGCACCGCCGTCCATGCCGCGCGCGTCACTCTCGTCTCGTCGATGCCGTCGATGCCGTCGATGCCGTCGATAGCGAAGTCCACCCGCCGACCATCCGCCGCGCCACGGCCGCCGTCAGCGCCGTCGCCAGCACGCCCGCGAAGGCGGCGACGAGACGCAGGCTGAAGATCGAGATGCCGAAGCCGCCGAACGCCAGCGCGGCGACGTAGCTGAACAGCGGCTCGCGCCCGTTGTTGCCCGGCAGGAAGACGGGCCGCGCGCCGCGCAGGATGTCGATCGCGTCGGCGGCGTAGTGCCCCTCGTCCGTATGGAGGCCGGGCGGCAGGTCGGCAAGGCGCCAGACGCGCAGGGCGAGGGCGACGAGGAGGATGGCGATGAGCGCGACGCGGGGGGGCCAGGAGCGGGAAGCGGGCCGGTGGGCACGCGCGACGGCCGCGGCGCGGGCGGGGGTGGGCGGGGCGTGCATGGCCCGGCAGCGTACGGGCGGGGGGCGGTCGGGTCAACCCGGACGCGTAACGTGCGTCGTCCTCTAGTACCATACGCCCATGCCACGCTCCCTTGCGACCCCGCTGTGCGTGACGACGACCGTGCCCGTCGGCGCGCGCGACTTCAACCCGTATGACCTGTTCCGCCTCGCCCCGCCGTACTTGAGCCCGCGCTTCGCGTGGCGGGCGTTCGACGAGGCGACGACGTACATCGGTTACGGCACCGAGGCGGGGTGCGGGGACTCGTGGACGTGGGATGGAGTGTCGCCGTTCGAGCGCACACGGCGTTTCGTCCGTGACCTGTCGCCGACGTGCCTGGACGCCGAACATCGGCCGGCGAGATGGCGGGCGCGATGGTTCGGCGGGTTCGCCTTCGACCCGCTCGACCCGTGGGGAGGGCCCTGGACCGACCTCGCGTTCCTGGGCACGTGGTTCAGTCTGCCGGAGGTCCAATTCGCCGTCCGGCGCGGCGTGACGCGCATCACGGCCCTCACCTGGGTGCAGGATGAGGCGGCGCTCCGTGCCACACTCGCGACGTGGGTCGAGCACGTCACGCAGCTCGCCGAGGCGAGCGCGTCCTTGTCGCCGTGCGCCGACGATCCTGCAGCGCCGCCCACGTCCGCCACAGGCCACCGGCAGCGCGACGCACTCGATGCAGCCGACGGGGCCGACACGGACAACACGGCCGACACAGTCAACAAGGCCGGCACAGCCAGAACCATCGCAGCCGACCGTCCCATCGACCCAATCCTGGCCAACCGCCTCTCCCGCGCGCTCGCCGCACTCGACGCCGGGGAGGTCGCGAAGGTCGTGGTCGCCACGTCGCGCACCGTCCCGTGCGACGTCGCGGACGGCGACATGCCGGCGCTGGCGAGGGCCATCGCCGCGGCCGCACCCGGATGCACGACCTACATCGTGGCGCCGCCCGCGAATGACGTCGAAGCCGTTTGGCTCGGCGCGACCCCCGAGCGCCTCGTGCGCGTCCGCGGGAACCGGCTCTGGACGATGGCGCTCGCCGGCACGGCCCGCCGTGGTGCGACGGCCGCCGAGGACCGGGCCCTCGGTGCTGCCCTGCTGGCCTCCGACAAGGACCGCCGCGAGCACGCCGCCGTCGTCGATGCCGTGCGCGGCGTGCTCGCCCAGGTGCCGGACCTCGAAGTCTCCGTCGCGCCCGAACCGCGCCTGCGCCGCCTGGCGACGATGCAGCACCTCGAGACGCCGATCACGGCGCGCTCGACGTCGCGGCTCGACGTGCTCGACATCGCCCGCCGCCTCCACCCGACGCCCGCCCTGGCGGGGGCGCCGCGCGCGGCGGCCCTCGACCTCATCGCGCGCCTCGAGCCCGACGGCCGCGGCTGGTACGGCGGTGGTGTCGGCTGGCTGGACGGGCAGGGGGACGGGGACATCGCGGTCGGCATCCGCGGCCTGCTGATCCGCGAGGGCGCCGCGACGGCCTACGCGGGGGCGGGGCTCGTTGCGGGCTCCGATGCGGCCGCGGAGGCGCGCGAGATCGAGCTGAAGCTGGCGGCGGCGTTCGGGCCGCTCCAGGCGTGGGCGAGGGCGTCGGCAAGCTCGTCGGGCGACGTGCCGCGCGACGCGTCGGCCATCGCGTCGGCCATCGCGTCGGCCATCTCGTCGGCAGGGGAGGGTGGGCAGTGACGGCACCCGCGTCGGAGGTTGACCTGAGCGGTGCCCAGCTGAACGCCGTTTGGGCGGCCACGCTCATCGACGCCCTCGTCGCCGGCGGCGTCCGCCACGTCTGCGTCTCGCCCGGCTCGCGCTCCACTCCGCTCGCATGGGCCGTCGCCGACCGCGACGGCCACGGACTGACGTGCTCGGTCCACCTCGACGAGCGGGCCGCCGGCTTCTTCGCCGTCGGGTACGCCGCCGCGACCGGTTCGGCCGTTGCGCTCGTGTGCACGAGCGGTACGGCGGCGGCGAACTACCTGCCGGCGGTCGTCGAGGCCAGTCACAGCCGGCTGCCGCTCGTCGTGTTGACCGCTGACCGGCCGCCCGAGCTGCGGGACCGCGGGGCGTGGCAGACGATCGATCAGGTGAAGCTGTACGGCGGGTTCGTGCGTTGGTATCACGAGCTGGGCGAGGCATCGGCGGCGGAGGCGGCGTTGCGAACCGTCGCCGCGGTGGGCGCGCGGGCGGCGGCGACGGCGCTCGGGGTGCCGCGGGGGCCGGTGCATGTGAACGTGCCGCTGCGCGAGCCGCTGGGGCCGGTGGTGGGCGTGGGGGGCGCACCGTTGGTTAACGGCGACCATCCGATGGCCAACGTAGGGGCGGGCCTCGTGCCCGCCCTCCTCCCGCAAACCACGCCCGTTGTCGCCGACGAAGGGCGAGGCATGCCTCGCCCCTACGCGGGGGTGGGGGGCGGGGGCCAAGGGGCACGTGTGGCGGGGGGGGTGTGGGCGGTCGATGAGGCGGTGGTCGAAGAACTGGGGGCGCGGATCGCGGCCGAACCGCGCGGGATCATCGTCGCCGGGCGGCCGGCATTGGATCGTTCGTCGATGCGCGCGGTGCGTGGGTTGGCGGCGGCGGCCGGCTACCCGCTGATCGCCGAGCCGCTGAGCGGCCTGCGCTTTGGGGTGGCCCGCGACGGGGCATCCGGCGGCGACGCGCAGGGCGGCGACGCGCAGGGCGGCGATGCGCAGCGCGGCGATGCGTCGGCCGGCGATGGGTGGTCGGTGCTCGTGTGCGGCTACGACGCCTTCCTGCGGCCGGACGCCGGCGTCGACGTGCCGGCGCCTGGGCTGGTGGTTCGCGTGGGCGGCAGCGTGACATGGAAGCACGTCGCTGACTACCTCGGCCGGAGCGCGGACGCGTTCCAGGTCGCGATCGACCCCGAGGGCACGTGGGACGACCCGACAGGGCGGATCGCGCTGCGTGTCGCCGGCCCGACCGGGCCGACGTGCGCGGCATTGGCGGATGCCGTGGCGGCGGCGCGGGCCAGGCAGCGCGAAGCGGGTGCATCGGTGCGGGTGGGACCGCGCGATGCGGGCGCCGCGTGGCGCGCGTGGTGGCGCGCGGCCGATTCGGCCGTCGCCGGCGTGCGGGCGGTGCACGCGGCATCGCCCGAGCGCGGCGGAACGGCGTGGCTCTATCCGGCGCTCATCGACCTCCTGCCCGACGACGCCGTGTGGTTCGTCGCCAACAGCATGGCCGTTCGCGACCTGGACACGTTCACGACGCCCACGGCCAAAGCGATCCTCCCGCTGTGCAACCGCGGCGCCGCCGGGATCGACGGCACGCTGTCCAGCGCGCTCGGCGCTGCCTACGGCGCCGGCCGACCGGCGGCGCTCGTGACGGGCGATCTGGCGTTCCTGCACGACGGCGGTGGGTTCGGCGCGGTGGCCGATCTCGTCGCGCGCTACGGCGACGGCGCGCTCGACCTGTTCATCGTCGTTGTCGACGACGGCGGCGGCGGGATCTTCGAGCACCTCGGCGTGGCGGCGGCCGACCGGACGCGCTTCGAGGCGTTCTTCGCCACGCCGCAGCGGGTCGACATCGTCGCGTTGTGCGCCGCTTGGGGCATCCCGTGCCGCGTCGCGACGGACGCCGACGGGCTGCGGGCCGCCGCCGCCGTCCCCGCCCCGGTCCGCGCCGCCGTCGTTCCGATCGACCGCGCGGCGAACACGGCCGCCCACCGCGCGTACTGGCGCGCCGCGTGCGATGCGGTGGCGGCGGCGACGCGCGGGATCGACGTTCGTCCGTGAGCGGCACGAAGCTCCACTTCGAGCGGCTGCACGAGGGCGCGGCCGAGGCCGTGCCGATCGTCCTGCTGCACGGGTTCACCGGCGACGGCACGACGTGGGCCGCGTTCGCAGACGCCTGGGCGGCGGCCGATCGTCGCGGCGCCGGCCCGTCGCTCTACGCCGTCGACCTCGTCGGCCACGGGCGGTCGCCCGACCCGGACGATCCGGCCACGTACCGCCTCGAAGCCCAGGCCGCGTCCGTCTGCGCCGCTCTCGAGGCACAAGGCATCGATCGCGCCGTCTGGCTCGGCTACTCGATGGGCGGGCGCGTCGCGCTCAGCGCCGCCGTGGCGCATCCCGACCGCGTCGCGGCGCTCGTCCTCGTCAGCACGTCGCCCGGCATCGCGGACGACACCCTACGGGCCAAGCGCGTGGCCGCCGACGAATTGCTGGCGGCGTCCGTCGAGGCGGACGGCATCGGGCCGTTCGTCGATTACTGGGCGCGCCACGCGCTCTTCGCGACGCAAGACGCCCTCGGCCCCGACCACGCCGAAGCGATGCGCGCGCAACGCCTCGGCAATCGGGCAAGCGCCATCGCGCACACGCTGCGCGCGGCTGGGGCGGGGGCGATGACGCCGCTGTGGGAGCGGCTGGGCGAGCTGGCGATGCCGGTGCTCGTCGTCAGCGGGGCGCTCGACGCGAAGTACACCGCGATCGGGCGGGCGATGGTCGAGGCGATCGGCGCTGGGGGGTCGCACGTCGTCGCCGGCGCCGGGCATGCGGTCCAGCTCGAGGCGGCCGATGCGCTGGCCACGCTGGTGCGCCGCTGGACCGAGGATCGGCCGCCCCACGACGATATTTCGCCCCGGTCGCCCGGCACGATACGATAGGATCTGGGCTGCGCACCCGGCGCCGCCGACGGAGGGGAGACGACACGGTGACGACTGTTTGGCAGCCCATTGCGACGCCTGCCGGGGCGTTCGAGGACATCCTCTTCGAACGCTGCGACGCGATCGCCAAGGTGACGATCAACCGCCCCGAGGTCCGCAACGCCTTCCGGCCGCAGACCGTCCGCGAGATGCTGGCGGCATTCGAGACGTGCCGCAACGACCCGTCCATCGGCGTCGTCATCCTGACGGGCGCGGGTGACGAGGCGTTCTGCTCTGGCGGTGACCAGCGCGTGCGCGGCAAGGCGGGCTACGTGGATGCCGCCGGCGTGCCGCGGCTGAACGTCCTCGACCTCCAGATGGCCATCCGCCGCCTGCCGAAACCCGTCGTGGCGATGGTCGCCGGCTACGCGATCGGCGGCGGGCACGTCCTGCACGTCGTGTGCGACCTGACGATCGCCGCCGACAACGCGCGCTTCGGCCAGACGGGGCCGCGCGTCGGGAGCTTCGACGGCGGGTTCGGGTCGGCGTACCTGGCGGCGATCGTCGGCCAGAAGAAGGCGCGCGAGATCTGGTTCCTGTGCCGCCAGTACGACGCCGCGCAAGCCCTCGACATGGGCCTCGTGAACACCGTCGTCCCGCTGGCCGAGCTCGAGACGACGACGGTGGCGTGGTGCCGCGAGATGCTCGCCCTCAGCCCGCTCGCGCTGCGGCTCCTCAAGGCCTCGTTCAACGCCTCGCTCGATGGCCAGGCCGGCATCCAGCAGCTGGCCGGCGACGCGACACTGCTGTACTACATGACGGACGAGGGGACCGAGGGCAAGACGGCGTTCCTGGAGAAGCGGGAGCCGGACTTCGACCAGTTCACGCGCTACCCGTGAGCCCATTCGCGCCGAATCGCGCACGCCGCACGGTCTGCCGCGCATCGAGGCTCCGTTCCGCGAGATCCACGCCGGCGCGCGCGCGATGACCCGAACGACGCCGTTGAACGCCTGGCTCCTCGCCGCCCGCCCCAAGACGCTCGTCGCCGCCGTCGCGCCGGTGGCCGTCGGCAGCGCGCTGGCGTACAACCAGCACGCGTTCGCGCCGCTGCCCGCACTGGCCGCGCTGGCCGGCGCGCTGCTCATCCAGATCGGCACGAACCTGACGAACGACGTCCTCGACTTCCGCCGCGGCGCCGACACCGCCGAGCGCCTCGGCCCGACGCGCGTCACGCAGGCCGGCCTGCTGTCGCCGCGCGCCGTCGCGATCGGCGCCGTCGTCGCCTTCGCGCTCGCCGTCGCGGCCGGCGGCTACCTCGTCGCCGTCGCCGGCTGGCCGATCGCCCTTCTTGGCGTCCTCGCTATCGCGTCGGGCATCGCGTACACGGCCGGGCCGGCGCCGCTGGCGTACGTCGGCTTGGGCGATCTGTTCGTCCTCGTGTTCTTCGGCATCGCCGCGGTCGGCGGCACGTACTACGTCCAGGTCATGGCCGCGCTGGACCGCTTCTCGCGCTGGCAGGCACTCCAGGCGATGCCGCAGGCCCTCGTCCTCGGCGTCGGCGTCGGTGCGTTGGCGATGGCGATCCTTACCGTGAACAACCTGCGCGACGCGCCGACGGATGCCGCGGTCGGCAAGCGCACGCTGGCCGTCCGTCTGGGCGACGGCCGGACGCGGCGGTACTTCGACAGCCTGATCTTCTGCGCGTTCGCCGCCCCGGTGAGCCTGGCCGTCTTCGGCGGCCTCGGCCCCGCCGTGATCGCCGTGCTCTTCAGCGTGCCGTTCGCCCTCGACCCGGGCCGTGCCGTGGCCGGGGGCGTGGCCGGCAAGGCGCTCAATCCCGTCCTCGGCCAAGTCGCGCGCCTCCAAGTGGCCTACGCCGCGTGCCTGTCGATCGGCCTCGTCGCCGACCGGCTGCTGCGGGCGTGGGTTGCAGGGGGCTGATCGGCCGCGGCGCGCGCCTGCGCGATCCGCCCCACGAAGGCTACAGCCACAACGCATGCGCGTCGACATCGTCCCGTACGCCCTCCCGTTCCGCCGCCCGTTCGTCACCGGCGCGGCGGAGCACGCAGTGCGCCGAGGCTGGCTGGTGCGGGTCGCCGGCGACGACGACCCCGCGACCGCCGGCTGGGGCGAGGCCGCGCCGCTGGCCGGCCACGGCGGTGAGGACCCGGCCGCGCTTACCGCCGCCCTCCGCACCTTCGCCGCCGCCGTCGCCGATCCCGAGGCCGCGCACTTGATCGACGGCACGCCCCCCGGCTGGGCGCCGCTTCACACCCTCAGCAGGCGGCTCTTCCCGCGCGCGCCGGCCTTCCCGTGCGCCTGCGCCGCGTTCGACCTCGCCCTCGCCGACCTACTTGCCCGCCGCACCGGCCTGCCCCTTGCCCGCTGGCTCAGCCGCGCCGCCCGCCCACGCGTCGCCGTGAACGCCGTGATCGACGCCGTCGCGGCCGACGACGCTGGCGCGCACGCCTCGGCCGCCGTCGCCGCGGGCTTCCGCACGCTCAAGGTCAAGCTGACGCCGGATCGCGATGCCGACGCACGGCGTCTGGCCGCGATTCGCGAGGCCGCCGGACCGCACATCGCACTCCGCGGTGACGCGAACGGCAGCTGGGGCGTCGACGAGGCGATCGACCGCCTGCGCGGCCTCGTCCCGTTCGACCTGGCCTACGTCGAGCAGCCCGTCGCCGCGGCCGATGTGGCCGGCCTAGCGCGCGTCCGGCGCCACGCCGACGTGCCGATCGCGGCCGACGAGGCGCTCCTGTTCCCGCACGGGCCGGGGATCGACGCCGTCCTCGCCGCCGAGGCAGCGGACGTCGTCGTGCTCAAGCCATCGCTCCTCGGCGGGCCGTCCGCGGCCTGGGCTGCGGCCATCGCGGCGGCGGCGCGCGGCGTGGCGGTCACGGTGACGACGAGCCTGGACGGCGCCGTTGGCCGGCACGGCGCGCTGGCCGTCGCCGCCGCGCTGTACCCGCCGCCAGGCGCGTGCGGGCTGGCGACGGGCGGGCTGCTCGAAACCGATTTCGGACCCGAAATCGTGATCCGCGCCGGCGAGGCGATTCTCGACGGCACCTGTGGCGGCCTCGGGTTCACCCCGACCGTGCCCGCCGGCGACGGCCCGATGACGACCGACCCCGGCTCCGCGCCGAGCGACGACGCGCCGTGACGCCGTCCCGCCCGGCGATCACGTTCGCCGGCCGCACGCTGACCGCCGCCGAACTTGCCGCTCGCGCCGAGTCCCTGGCCGGCCGCCTGACCGCCGCCGGCATTGCGCCGGGCGATCGCGTGGTAACGCTCCTGGCCAACAGCGCCGCGCCCGTCGTCCTCATCCATGCCTGCCGCATCGTCGGCGCCGTCGTCGTCCCGCTCAACCCGCGCTGGTCCGCCGCCGAGGTCGCCGAACCCGCCGCCCGTGTCCGGCCGCGGCTGGCCGTCGTCGATGCGGGCGACGAACGGGACACTGTGGCCGCCGTCGTCGACGCTGCGTCGGGCGGGATCGTCGCCGTCGATTCAATTGGGGGTGACCCATCGGATGGGGGGTCGGGCGCCCGTCCCGACACGTCGAACGCTCCAATCGCGTGGCCGTGGCCGCCCCCGGACGACCCGGACCGCGCGCAGGCCATCGTCTTCACGTCCGGTACAACCGGCGCGCCGAGAGGCGCCGTTCTCTCGTGGGGCAACGACCACGCCAACTGGGTCGGCTCCCGCGCGCGCCTCGGCCACGGCGCGGACGACGTCTGGCTTGTCGCCCTGCCGCTCCACCACGTCGGCGGTCTGGCGATCGTCCTGCGCGCCGCGTGGGACGGTGCGCACGTCGTCGTCCTGCCGCGGTTCGACGCGGACGCCGTCGCGCGCGCCATTGCGGAGCACGGTGTGACGCGCCTGTCCCTCGTGCCG
Above is a window of Candidatus Avedoeria danica DNA encoding:
- a CDS encoding 1,4-dihydroxy-2-naphthoate polyprenyltransferase translates to MTRTTPLNAWLLAARPKTLVAAVAPVAVGSALAYNQHAFAPLPALAALAGALLIQIGTNLTNDVLDFRRGADTAERLGPTRVTQAGLLSPRAVAIGAVVAFALAVAAGGYLVAVAGWPIALLGVLAIASGIAYTAGPAPLAYVGLGDLFVLVFFGIAAVGGTYYVQVMAALDRFSRWQALQAMPQALVLGVGVGALAMAILTVNNLRDAPTDAAVGKRTLAVRLGDGRTRRYFDSLIFCAFAAPVSLAVFGGLGPAVIAVLFSVPFALDPGRAVAGGVAGKALNPVLGQVARLQVAYAACLSIGLVADRLLRAWVAGG
- the menD gene encoding 2-succinyl-5-enolpyruvyl-6-hydroxy-3-cyclohexene-1-carboxylic-acid synthase; protein product: MTAPASEVDLSGAQLNAVWAATLIDALVAGGVRHVCVSPGSRSTPLAWAVADRDGHGLTCSVHLDERAAGFFAVGYAAATGSAVALVCTSGTAAANYLPAVVEASHSRLPLVVLTADRPPELRDRGAWQTIDQVKLYGGFVRWYHELGEASAAEAALRTVAAVGARAAATALGVPRGPVHVNVPLREPLGPVVGVGGAPLVNGDHPMANVGAGLVPALLPQTTPVVADEGRGMPRPYAGVGGGGQGARVAGGVWAVDEAVVEELGARIAAEPRGIIVAGRPALDRSSMRAVRGLAAAAGYPLIAEPLSGLRFGVARDGASGGDAQGGDAQGGDAQRGDASAGDGWSVLVCGYDAFLRPDAGVDVPAPGLVVRVGGSVTWKHVADYLGRSADAFQVAIDPEGTWDDPTGRIALRVAGPTGPTCAALADAVAAARARQREAGASVRVGPRDAGAAWRAWWRAADSAVAGVRAVHAASPERGGTAWLYPALIDLLPDDAVWFVANSMAVRDLDTFTTPTAKAILPLCNRGAAGIDGTLSSALGAAYGAGRPAALVTGDLAFLHDGGGFGAVADLVARYGDGALDLFIVVVDDGGGGIFEHLGVAAADRTRFEAFFATPQRVDIVALCAAWGIPCRVATDADGLRAAAAVPAPVRAAVVPIDRAANTAAHRAYWRAACDAVAAATRGIDVRP
- a CDS encoding alpha/beta fold hydrolase, which gives rise to MRCGGGGDARDRRSSVSGTKLHFERLHEGAAEAVPIVLLHGFTGDGTTWAAFADAWAAADRRGAGPSLYAVDLVGHGRSPDPDDPATYRLEAQAASVCAALEAQGIDRAVWLGYSMGGRVALSAAVAHPDRVAALVLVSTSPGIADDTLRAKRVAADELLAASVEADGIGPFVDYWARHALFATQDALGPDHAEAMRAQRLGNRASAIAHTLRAAGAGAMTPLWERLGELAMPVLVVSGALDAKYTAIGRAMVEAIGAGGSHVVAGAGHAVQLEAADALATLVRRWTEDRPPHDDISPRSPGTIR
- a CDS encoding o-succinylbenzoate synthase → MRVDIVPYALPFRRPFVTGAAEHAVRRGWLVRVAGDDDPATAGWGEAAPLAGHGGEDPAALTAALRTFAAAVADPEAAHLIDGTPPGWAPLHTLSRRLFPRAPAFPCACAAFDLALADLLARRTGLPLARWLSRAARPRVAVNAVIDAVAADDAGAHASAAVAAGFRTLKVKLTPDRDADARRLAAIREAAGPHIALRGDANGSWGVDEAIDRLRGLVPFDLAYVEQPVAAADVAGLARVRRHADVPIAADEALLFPHGPGIDAVLAAEAADVVVLKPSLLGGPSAAWAAAIAAAARGVAVTVTTSLDGAVGRHGALAVAAALYPPPGACGLATGGLLETDFGPEIVIRAGEAILDGTCGGLGFTPTVPAGDGPMTTDPGSAPSDDAP
- a CDS encoding chorismate-binding protein, which codes for MPRSLATPLCVTTTVPVGARDFNPYDLFRLAPPYLSPRFAWRAFDEATTYIGYGTEAGCGDSWTWDGVSPFERTRRFVRDLSPTCLDAEHRPARWRARWFGGFAFDPLDPWGGPWTDLAFLGTWFSLPEVQFAVRRGVTRITALTWVQDEAALRATLATWVEHVTQLAEASASLSPCADDPAAPPTSATGHRQRDALDAADGADTDNTADTVNKAGTARTIAADRPIDPILANRLSRALAALDAGEVAKVVVATSRTVPCDVADGDMPALARAIAAAAPGCTTYIVAPPANDVEAVWLGATPERLVRVRGNRLWTMALAGTARRGATAAEDRALGAALLASDKDRREHAAVVDAVRGVLAQVPDLEVSVAPEPRLRRLATMQHLETPITARSTSRLDVLDIARRLHPTPALAGAPRAAALDLIARLEPDGRGWYGGGVGWLDGQGDGDIAVGIRGLLIREGAATAYAGAGLVAGSDAAAEAREIELKLAAAFGPLQAWARASASSSGDVPRDASAIASAIASAISSAGEGGQ
- the menB gene encoding 1,4-dihydroxy-2-naphthoyl-CoA synthase, whose amino-acid sequence is MATPAGAFEDILFERCDAIAKVTINRPEVRNAFRPQTVREMLAAFETCRNDPSIGVVILTGAGDEAFCSGGDQRVRGKAGYVDAAGVPRLNVLDLQMAIRRLPKPVVAMVAGYAIGGGHVLHVVCDLTIAADNARFGQTGPRVGSFDGGFGSAYLAAIVGQKKAREIWFLCRQYDAAQALDMGLVNTVVPLAELETTTVAWCREMLALSPLALRLLKASFNASLDGQAGIQQLAGDATLLYYMTDEGTEGKTAFLEKREPDFDQFTRYP